The following are encoded in a window of Nitrospirota bacterium genomic DNA:
- a CDS encoding glutamate synthase subunit beta, which produces MGDPKGFMKYAREGPKRKPVELRVLDWKEMYEPISEEKLKTQGARCMDCGVPFCQGNTGCPVVNLIPDWNDLASRGRWKDALKALHTTNNFPEFTGRLCPAPCEGACVLGINEDPVSIRIIEWNIIDRGFNEGYVEPALPVINTGKTVAIVGSGPAGLAAAQQLARAGHTVTLFEKSDRIGGLLRYGIPDFKMEKWVIDRRLEQMKAEGVEFKTGVTIGKDISGEQLRKQFDAVGLSMGAEQARELPIPGRELKGVHLAMDYLTQQNKRIAGIPVTDEPIMAKGKRVVIIGGGDTGSDCLGTAHRQGCIEAHQFELLPEPPPQRADSTPWPLWPMQLRTSHAHEEGCDRQWSVSTTKFTGHNGQVTKLHANRVKFEKGKFTPIPNSDFDMDTDLVLLAMGFTGPVKNGLLDSLGVKYDQRGAVATDDNFMTNLDGVFAGGDTKRGASLIVWAIAEGRKMAAGIDKYLQAGKSAKKSAP; this is translated from the coding sequence ATGGGTGATCCAAAAGGTTTCATGAAATATGCCCGCGAGGGGCCCAAGCGGAAGCCGGTCGAGCTTCGTGTGCTCGATTGGAAGGAGATGTATGAGCCGATCTCCGAAGAGAAGCTCAAGACCCAGGGGGCTCGTTGCATGGACTGTGGTGTGCCATTTTGCCAGGGTAATACCGGCTGTCCGGTCGTGAACTTGATTCCAGACTGGAACGATCTAGCCTCTCGTGGCCGTTGGAAAGATGCGCTCAAAGCCCTGCATACGACAAACAATTTCCCTGAGTTTACAGGGCGGCTCTGCCCAGCGCCCTGTGAAGGGGCTTGCGTGCTTGGCATCAACGAAGATCCTGTCTCCATTCGCATCATCGAGTGGAACATTATCGATCGTGGGTTCAATGAGGGTTATGTTGAACCGGCCCTGCCCGTTATCAATACGGGGAAGACGGTCGCCATTGTCGGGTCTGGGCCGGCTGGTTTGGCTGCAGCGCAACAATTGGCGCGTGCCGGCCACACGGTCACCCTCTTTGAGAAGTCCGATCGCATCGGCGGCTTACTGCGGTATGGCATTCCCGACTTCAAGATGGAGAAATGGGTCATCGATCGCCGCCTGGAACAGATGAAAGCCGAGGGGGTCGAGTTCAAGACCGGCGTGACGATTGGAAAAGACATCTCAGGCGAACAGTTGCGGAAGCAGTTCGATGCCGTCGGGCTCTCCATGGGTGCGGAGCAGGCCCGTGAACTTCCGATTCCCGGACGTGAACTCAAGGGCGTGCATCTCGCAATGGACTATCTGACACAACAGAATAAGCGCATTGCGGGGATTCCGGTCACGGACGAGCCGATCATGGCAAAGGGCAAGCGCGTCGTCATCATCGGCGGCGGCGATACAGGGTCGGACTGTCTCGGCACCGCCCATCGCCAGGGCTGCATCGAAGCGCATCAGTTCGAGTTATTACCAGAACCACCACCGCAACGGGCCGACTCGACACCTTGGCCTCTCTGGCCCATGCAACTCCGCACGTCGCACGCGCATGAAGAAGGCTGCGACCGTCAGTGGAGTGTGTCGACCACGAAGTTCACCGGCCACAACGGCCAGGTGACAAAACTTCACGCCAATCGAGTGAAGTTTGAGAAGGGGAAGTTCACACCGATTCCCAACAGTGACTTCGACATGGATACGGATCTGGTGCTGCTGGCGATGGGGTTTACGGGGCCGGTGAAGAACGGTTTGCTCGACAGCCTCGGCGTGAAGTACGACCAGCGCGGGGCAGTGGCTACAGACGACAATTTCATGACCAACCTCGACGGCGTCTTTGCCGGCGGCGACACCAAGCGCGGCGCCTCCCTCATCGTCTGGGCCATCGCCGAAGGAAGAAAGATGGCGGCGGGGATCGACAAGTATCTGCAAGCCGGTAAATCAGCGAAGAAATCCGCCCCGTAA